One region of Mycolicibacterium rhodesiae NBB3 genomic DNA includes:
- a CDS encoding M28 family metallopeptidase → MGHKTFSRIAALSIAAVMVLAGCGREMRPQPSEPPPTPAGPTTAATAFADKVSQAVTTDAMMAHLDKLQEIADEHGGNRALGTPGYDASVEYVANTLRDKGFDVQTPEFEVRLPYSDEPALTVGGASIKAFPLEFTIGTGPGGVSGNLVPAPVEESPGCTASDYDGLPVEGAVVLVDRGKCQFGDKQAAAAERGAVALIVANNVDGDEAGGTLGEDTDVKIPVIAITKASGERLRADPGPTAIKLNAGVRVERTRNVIAQTKTGATTDVVMTGAHLDSVEEGPGINDNGSGVAAVLETALQLGSSPDVKYAVRFGFWGAEELGLLGSNDYVASLNADELKDIALYLNYDMIASPNPGYFTIDGDQSERPDPNMEAPRIPEGSAGIERSLVAFLKSAGKNPEDIQFEGRSDFSSFTLAGIPAGGLFTGAEEKMTAEQAERWGGEAEAPFDPNYHKESDTIKNINETALEINGRGVAYSVGLYAQDQAGRNGVPIRDDRTRHVLES, encoded by the coding sequence ATGGGCCACAAAACTTTTTCGAGAATCGCCGCGCTGTCGATCGCGGCCGTCATGGTGCTGGCCGGATGCGGGCGTGAAATGCGTCCGCAGCCGTCGGAACCGCCGCCGACTCCGGCCGGCCCCACCACCGCTGCCACCGCCTTCGCCGACAAGGTGTCGCAGGCGGTGACGACGGATGCCATGATGGCGCACCTCGACAAACTCCAGGAGATCGCCGACGAGCACGGAGGCAACCGGGCACTGGGCACTCCTGGTTACGACGCCAGTGTCGAGTACGTCGCTAACACTCTGCGGGACAAGGGTTTCGATGTGCAGACCCCCGAGTTCGAGGTGCGCTTGCCCTATTCCGACGAACCGGCCCTGACCGTCGGAGGCGCTTCCATCAAGGCCTTTCCGCTCGAGTTCACGATCGGCACCGGGCCGGGCGGTGTCTCCGGTAACCTGGTCCCTGCCCCCGTCGAGGAGTCTCCGGGCTGCACCGCGTCCGACTACGACGGTCTGCCGGTCGAGGGCGCCGTCGTACTGGTCGATCGCGGGAAGTGTCAGTTCGGCGACAAGCAAGCCGCCGCCGCCGAACGCGGCGCGGTCGCGCTGATCGTCGCCAACAACGTCGACGGTGACGAGGCGGGAGGCACGCTCGGCGAGGACACCGACGTGAAGATTCCCGTCATCGCCATCACCAAGGCGTCCGGCGAGCGACTGCGCGCCGATCCGGGACCGACCGCCATCAAGCTCAACGCCGGGGTGCGTGTCGAGCGCACTCGCAACGTCATCGCGCAGACGAAGACCGGGGCTACCACCGACGTCGTGATGACCGGTGCGCACCTCGACAGCGTCGAGGAGGGACCGGGAATCAACGACAACGGCTCGGGAGTGGCGGCCGTACTGGAAACGGCCTTGCAGTTGGGCAGCTCACCGGACGTGAAATACGCGGTGCGGTTCGGGTTCTGGGGCGCCGAGGAGCTCGGCCTGCTCGGATCCAACGACTATGTGGCGTCGCTCAACGCTGACGAACTCAAGGACATCGCGCTGTACCTGAATTACGACATGATCGCTTCGCCGAACCCCGGTTACTTCACCATCGACGGCGATCAGTCCGAGCGACCGGACCCGAATATGGAGGCGCCGCGCATACCCGAGGGTTCCGCGGGCATCGAGCGCTCGCTCGTCGCATTTCTCAAGAGCGCCGGGAAGAACCCTGAGGACATCCAGTTCGAAGGCCGTTCCGACTTCAGCAGCTTCACCCTCGCGGGTATCCCCGCGGGCGGCCTCTTCACCGGCGCCGAAGAGAAGATGACCGCCGAGCAGGCCGAGCGGTGGGGCGGCGAGGCCGAGGCGCCGTTCGACCCGAACTATCACAAGGAATCCGACACGATCAAGAACATCAACGAGACCGCGTTGGAGATCAACGGTCGCGGCGTGGCGTATTCCGTCGGCCTCTACGCACAGGACCAAGCGGGACGTAACGGCGTGCCGATCCGTGATGACCGCACGCGCCACGTTCTCGAATCATGA
- a CDS encoding SGNH/GDSL hydrolase family protein has translation MKRYVALGSSMAAGPGILPRAEGAPFFAGRSARNYPHLVAERLGLDLVDVTYSGATTANVLTDPQPGAPAQIDALDGTEDLVTVTIGGNDVGYVPLLFAAGLPQFVRRVPLLGDRVTGQLDPAARDRALADVGRSLTNVGRTVRQRAPGARVLFVDYLTLLPPDGAAPPLSESDVATGRHVADELARATAEAAVATGCELVPAAEHSLDHHAWSAQPWTTRFGLPLPWRPAPLHPNAAGMRAVADLVVAQVSGRKGPHSG, from the coding sequence ATGAAAAGATATGTGGCGCTTGGCAGTTCCATGGCAGCCGGGCCGGGCATCCTGCCGCGTGCCGAAGGCGCCCCGTTCTTCGCCGGCCGATCGGCACGCAATTATCCGCATCTGGTGGCCGAGCGGTTGGGACTCGATCTCGTCGACGTGACGTACTCCGGTGCGACGACCGCGAATGTCCTCACCGACCCGCAGCCTGGTGCGCCGGCGCAGATCGATGCGCTGGACGGGACCGAGGACCTGGTTACCGTGACCATCGGCGGCAACGACGTCGGCTATGTGCCGTTGCTTTTCGCGGCCGGTCTACCGCAGTTCGTGCGTCGGGTGCCGCTGCTCGGCGACCGGGTGACGGGACAGCTGGATCCCGCCGCGCGTGATCGGGCACTGGCCGACGTCGGGCGGTCGCTCACCAACGTCGGTCGGACGGTGCGTCAACGCGCACCCGGAGCGCGGGTGCTGTTCGTCGACTACCTGACGCTGCTGCCCCCTGACGGCGCCGCGCCACCGCTGTCGGAGTCCGATGTCGCCACGGGACGCCACGTGGCTGACGAATTGGCGCGCGCCACGGCCGAGGCCGCCGTCGCCACCGGCTGCGAGCTGGTGCCGGCAGCCGAGCACAGCCTCGATCACCATGCGTGGTCCGCCCAGCCGTGGACAACCCGATTCGGTCTTCCGCTGCCCTGGCGGCCCGCGCCTTTGCATCCCAACGCGGCGGGCATGCGGGCGGTCGCAGATCTGGTTGTTGCGCAGGTGTCGGGTCGCAAAGGCCCGCACTCGGGCTAA
- a CDS encoding thiazole synthase: protein MVDTKLTIAGREFGSRLILGTGGAANLMVLEEALVASGTELTTVAMRRVDAEGGTGVLDLLKRLGITPLPNTAGCRGAAEAVLTAQLAREALHTEWVKLEVIADERTLLPDAVELIRAAEQLVDDGFVVLPYTNDDPVLARRLEDAGCAAVMPLGSPIGTGLGIANPHNIEMIVEHASVPVVLDAGIGTASDAAMAMELGCDAVLLATAVTRAADPPTMAAAMASAVTAGYLARQAGRIPKRFWAQASSPSL, encoded by the coding sequence GTGGTTGATACGAAACTGACGATCGCGGGCCGTGAGTTCGGCTCGCGGCTGATCCTCGGGACGGGCGGTGCGGCCAACCTGATGGTGCTGGAAGAGGCGCTGGTGGCATCGGGTACCGAACTGACCACGGTCGCGATGCGCCGCGTCGACGCCGAGGGCGGTACCGGCGTGCTGGATCTGTTGAAGCGGCTCGGTATCACCCCGCTGCCGAACACCGCCGGCTGCCGCGGCGCCGCCGAAGCGGTGCTGACCGCACAACTCGCACGCGAAGCGCTGCACACCGAATGGGTCAAGCTCGAAGTCATCGCCGATGAGCGCACGCTGCTACCGGATGCCGTCGAATTGATAAGGGCCGCAGAGCAGCTGGTCGACGACGGATTCGTCGTGTTGCCCTATACCAACGACGATCCGGTGCTCGCGCGCCGCCTCGAGGACGCCGGCTGCGCGGCCGTCATGCCACTGGGCTCGCCGATCGGCACCGGGTTGGGCATCGCCAATCCCCACAACATCGAGATGATCGTCGAGCACGCCTCGGTTCCTGTGGTGCTCGACGCGGGCATCGGCACCGCGAGCGACGCCGCCATGGCGATGGAACTGGGCTGTGACGCTGTGCTTCTCGCGACAGCGGTCACCCGCGCTGCCGATCCGCCCACAATGGCCGCGGCGATGGCTTCCGCCGTCACCGCCGGATACCTGGCGCGCCAGGCAGGCCGGATACCGAAGCGGTTCTGGGCGCAGGCGTCCAGTCCTTCGCTATGA
- the thiS gene encoding sulfur carrier protein ThiS, whose product MKITVNDEAVEVDDETTVAALLDRLGFPPKGIAVAVDWSVLPRSQWQTTLTEGARVEVVTAVQGG is encoded by the coding sequence ATGAAGATCACGGTGAACGACGAAGCCGTCGAGGTCGACGACGAGACGACCGTCGCCGCGCTGCTGGACCGGCTCGGATTTCCGCCGAAAGGCATTGCGGTGGCTGTGGACTGGTCGGTGCTTCCGCGGTCGCAGTGGCAGACGACGCTCACCGAGGGCGCGCGGGTTGAGGTGGTGACGGCGGTGCAAGGTGGTTGA
- the thiO gene encoding glycine oxidase ThiO, which produces MKGSVAVVGGGVIGLSVARRAALDGWAVHVHRSDEYGSSWVAGGMLAPHSEGWPGEDRLLRLGLASLRMWNEGAYLEGLPDTVVTARESLVVAVDRADAADLKTVGEWLAAQGQPVTVTTAARDIEPLLAQSIRHGFRAETELAVDNRALINALVAHCERLGVTWAPAVGSLAETSADTVVIANGIDAPSLWPGLPIRPVKGEVLRLRWRRGCMPVPQRVIRARVHGRQVYLVPRHDGVVVGATQYEHGRDTAPAVTGVRELLDDACAVVPALGEYEFAECAAGLRPMTADGVPLVGRLDERTLVAGGHGRNGFLLAPWTAEAILGELNGAPLPEADLVGVR; this is translated from the coding sequence ATGAAGGGATCGGTCGCCGTCGTCGGTGGCGGCGTCATCGGACTGTCGGTGGCACGTCGGGCAGCACTCGACGGCTGGGCGGTCCACGTTCACCGCAGCGACGAGTACGGCTCGTCGTGGGTCGCGGGCGGCATGCTGGCCCCCCACAGCGAGGGGTGGCCCGGCGAGGACCGTCTCCTGCGGCTCGGGCTGGCTTCCCTTCGGATGTGGAACGAGGGCGCTTATCTCGAGGGCCTGCCGGACACCGTCGTCACCGCTCGCGAATCGCTGGTCGTCGCGGTCGACAGGGCCGACGCCGCGGACCTCAAAACCGTTGGCGAATGGCTGGCGGCGCAGGGGCAGCCCGTTACGGTGACCACAGCCGCTCGCGATATCGAACCGCTGCTCGCGCAGAGTATCCGACATGGGTTTCGCGCGGAAACCGAACTGGCCGTGGATAATCGGGCGCTGATCAACGCGCTCGTCGCGCACTGCGAACGCCTCGGAGTCACCTGGGCACCAGCGGTGGGCAGCTTGGCGGAGACCAGCGCGGACACCGTGGTGATCGCGAACGGCATCGACGCGCCGTCGCTGTGGCCCGGCCTTCCGATCCGGCCGGTGAAAGGTGAGGTGCTACGGCTGCGCTGGCGCCGAGGTTGTATGCCGGTGCCGCAGCGCGTTATCCGCGCCCGCGTGCACGGCCGTCAGGTGTACCTCGTACCGCGGCACGACGGCGTCGTCGTCGGCGCCACCCAGTACGAGCACGGACGAGATACCGCACCCGCGGTGACCGGCGTTCGTGAACTGCTCGATGACGCGTGCGCGGTGGTGCCCGCACTCGGCGAGTACGAGTTCGCCGAATGCGCAGCGGGTCTGCGCCCGATGACGGCCGACGGGGTACCGCTGGTGGGCAGACTTGACGAGCGCACGCTCGTCGCGGGTGGACACGGACGCAACGGTTTTCTGCTTGCGCCATGGACGGCCGAGGCGATTCTCGGCGAGTTGAACGGTGCGCCATTGCCCGAGGCTGATCTGGTGGGGGTCCGATGA
- a CDS encoding FAD-dependent oxidoreductase: MAKIGAHAVVLGASMGGLSAARVLADFYDKVTVVERDVLPLTPDNRRGVPQGRHGHALLGRGLAVLGEFFPGFTDDLDDAGVPALDYRDLSQGYLSFGGHQLPRSGGYTTVPAAYIPSRPLLEGLVRQRLRAIGNVSMLDGYDVVSLMPSEDGRRVTGATIKAHDSGRAHFLAADLVVDATGRSARTPAFLDALGYGRPREDCVKVRVTYASQLFRLPPGSMREKVVLVSPVPGRSTGMALLGYENDTWMLTAFGIAGEEPPRELSDILTFVGALAPSHVVEALRCGEPLGEVCRFRYPESRWRRYDKLRRFPDGLLVLGDAICSFNPTYGQGMTVAALQAQALRQCLANGTTQLARRFFRAAAEPIGVAWQFAVGGDLALPEVEGHRPLSVKLMNNYVDRLQTAAESDLEVAEQFTRVIGFLDPPSKLMRPKMLMHAVRRRRHATIPQETEALTPS, from the coding sequence ATGGCGAAAATCGGTGCACACGCAGTGGTACTCGGGGCGAGCATGGGCGGGCTGTCGGCCGCGCGCGTGCTGGCGGATTTCTACGACAAGGTGACCGTGGTCGAACGCGACGTGCTGCCGTTGACTCCGGACAACCGGCGCGGCGTTCCGCAGGGGAGGCACGGCCACGCGCTGCTCGGCCGAGGCCTCGCAGTGCTCGGCGAGTTCTTTCCGGGCTTCACCGATGACCTCGACGACGCGGGTGTGCCCGCGCTCGACTATCGCGACCTGTCGCAGGGTTACCTGTCTTTCGGCGGTCATCAGCTACCACGAAGCGGTGGATACACCACCGTGCCGGCCGCCTACATTCCCAGCCGACCCCTGCTGGAAGGTCTTGTCCGGCAGCGGCTTCGCGCGATCGGCAACGTTTCGATGCTCGATGGCTACGACGTCGTCTCGTTGATGCCGAGTGAAGACGGACGACGCGTCACGGGCGCGACGATCAAGGCGCACGACAGCGGCCGGGCTCACTTCCTCGCTGCCGACCTGGTCGTCGATGCGACGGGCCGGTCCGCGCGCACGCCGGCATTCCTCGACGCGTTGGGCTATGGCCGACCGCGCGAGGATTGCGTCAAGGTACGGGTGACGTACGCGAGCCAGCTGTTCCGGCTCCCGCCGGGCAGCATGCGGGAGAAGGTCGTGCTGGTCAGTCCCGTTCCCGGGCGGTCGACCGGAATGGCATTGCTGGGCTACGAGAACGACACCTGGATGCTCACCGCGTTTGGTATCGCTGGTGAGGAACCGCCGCGCGAGCTGTCGGACATCCTGACGTTCGTCGGTGCGCTGGCGCCCTCGCATGTGGTCGAAGCGCTTCGGTGCGGTGAACCCCTTGGCGAGGTATGCCGATTCCGCTACCCCGAGAGTCGCTGGCGCAGGTACGACAAGCTGCGCCGGTTCCCCGACGGACTGCTCGTCCTCGGCGACGCGATCTGCAGTTTCAATCCCACCTACGGCCAGGGGATGACGGTGGCGGCGCTGCAGGCGCAGGCCCTCCGACAATGCCTGGCGAACGGCACCACGCAGTTGGCCCGCCGATTCTTCCGGGCGGCCGCCGAACCTATCGGGGTCGCGTGGCAGTTCGCGGTGGGCGGCGACCTCGCCCTGCCCGAGGTGGAGGGGCATCGACCGCTGTCGGTGAAGCTGATGAACAATTACGTCGATCGGCTGCAGACCGCCGCCGAGTCCGATCTCGAGGTCGCCGAGCAGTTCACCAGGGTGATCGGGTTCCTCGACCCGCCGTCGAAGTTGATGCGTCCGAAGATGCTGATGCACGCGGTACGACGCCGTCGGCACGCCACGATTCCCCAGGAGACGGAGGCGCTGACGCCGTCCTAG
- the thiE gene encoding thiamine phosphate synthase, which yields MPHPRERLATASLYLCTDARRERGDLAQFAEAALAGGVDIIQLRDKGSPGEQQYGPLEARAELEALAVLADAARRHDALLAVNDRADIALAAGADVLHLGQDDLPLTIARDVIGARPVLGRSTHDEAQVRTAIDEDVDYFCVGPCWPTPTKPGRPAPGLGLVRMAAQSGTSKPWFAIGGIDSARLGQVIEAGARRVVVVRAVTAADDPASAARSLKDALSAAC from the coding sequence GTGCCACACCCCCGCGAACGCCTCGCCACCGCATCGCTGTATCTGTGCACCGACGCCCGCCGCGAGCGCGGCGACCTGGCGCAGTTCGCGGAGGCAGCGCTGGCGGGCGGGGTCGACATCATCCAGCTGCGCGACAAGGGGTCGCCTGGTGAGCAGCAGTACGGACCGCTGGAGGCACGCGCCGAACTCGAGGCCCTGGCCGTCCTCGCCGACGCCGCCCGCCGCCACGACGCACTGCTGGCCGTCAACGACCGCGCCGACATCGCGCTGGCGGCGGGCGCCGACGTGCTGCACCTGGGCCAGGACGACCTGCCGCTCACGATCGCGCGTGACGTCATCGGTGCCCGCCCGGTGCTCGGTCGGTCGACTCATGACGAGGCGCAGGTCAGAACCGCCATCGACGAAGACGTCGACTACTTCTGCGTGGGGCCGTGCTGGCCGACGCCGACAAAGCCGGGCCGCCCCGCACCGGGCCTTGGCCTCGTGCGGATGGCGGCGCAATCGGGGACGTCAAAGCCGTGGTTCGCCATCGGCGGGATCGACTCGGCGCGCCTTGGACAGGTCATAGAAGCCGGGGCCCGACGCGTCGTGGTGGTCCGGGCTGTCACCGCTGCCGACGATCCAGCCTCGGCCGCCCGATCACTGAAAGACGCACTCAGCGCTGCTTGTTGA
- a CDS encoding NUDIX hydrolase has protein sequence MRGDGDGWVVSDSGAWFWGRHGAAGLLLRAPHPNGSAAVLLQHRAEWSHQGGTWGLPGGARDSHETVEQAAIREAHEEAGLSSDQLTVRTTVITKEVFGDDGAHWSYTTVIADAPEQLPTIPNRESAELRWVAEDEVADLPLHPGFAASWARLRTESASIPLLVNKQR, from the coding sequence GTGCGCGGCGATGGCGACGGCTGGGTGGTGTCCGACAGCGGCGCCTGGTTCTGGGGTAGGCACGGTGCGGCCGGTCTGCTGTTGAGGGCACCGCACCCAAACGGTTCAGCGGCGGTGCTGTTGCAGCACCGCGCCGAGTGGAGCCATCAGGGCGGAACGTGGGGTCTGCCCGGCGGCGCTCGAGACAGCCACGAAACCGTCGAACAGGCCGCCATCAGGGAGGCGCACGAGGAGGCCGGTCTGTCCTCCGACCAACTCACCGTGCGCACGACGGTCATCACCAAAGAGGTGTTCGGTGACGACGGCGCTCATTGGAGCTACACCACCGTCATCGCCGATGCCCCCGAACAGCTGCCGACCATCCCCAACCGGGAGAGTGCCGAACTCCGTTGGGTCGCCGAGGACGAGGTCGCCGATCTACCGCTGCATCCGGGCTTCGCCGCCAGCTGGGCGCGGCTGCGTACCGAATCGGCATCGATCCCGCTACTGGTCAACAAGCAGCGCTGA
- the glnX gene encoding protein kinase G-activating protein GlnX — protein MTVELAHPSTEPLASRSPTTPAHPRWWFLWTTPGRILSIGVVLSALVIASAFATSTTINNRQAQLTTVLNHTEPLAFAAGQLYTTLSVADAAAATAFIAGSEPRDVRQRYEQAITDASVAVTRASSGLTDEPMVLLLGRLNAELAVYTGLVETARTNNRAGNPVGSSYLSEASALMQTRILPDAQRLYEETSARVDAETTASTRIPGPVILVVLATLLFGVFANRWLARRTRRRINIGFIAGGFAVLIMLVWVGTALIISTADSRSAKDTAAESLKTVTNLAISAQQARADETLSLIRRGDENVRKQSYYQRIDVMQQQLSDYMARDDVIDKTDLADAERLLKRWRAADDRINAYIAVGNYQAATQVALGTGEDDSTPAFNKLDDALGKGIAESRNQLRSDIVNAHRVLSGATVGAAVLSVVAALAVALGLWPRLSEYR, from the coding sequence GTGACTGTGGAGTTGGCGCATCCGTCGACCGAGCCACTCGCGTCACGGTCGCCCACAACACCAGCGCACCCACGCTGGTGGTTCCTCTGGACCACCCCCGGCCGGATCCTCAGCATCGGTGTCGTGCTGTCCGCGCTGGTGATCGCAAGCGCGTTTGCCACCTCCACGACCATCAACAACCGCCAGGCGCAGCTGACCACCGTCCTCAACCACACCGAACCGTTGGCATTCGCCGCCGGCCAGCTCTACACCACGCTCTCGGTGGCCGACGCTGCCGCGGCGACGGCGTTCATCGCGGGATCCGAACCTCGGGACGTTCGGCAGCGCTATGAACAGGCGATCACCGATGCGTCGGTGGCCGTCACCCGCGCGTCTAGCGGTCTCACCGACGAGCCGATGGTGCTTCTGCTCGGCCGACTCAACGCCGAACTCGCGGTGTACACCGGTCTCGTCGAGACCGCGCGCACCAACAACCGCGCCGGCAATCCGGTGGGCTCGTCCTACCTGTCCGAGGCCTCGGCGCTGATGCAGACCCGGATCCTGCCTGATGCGCAGCGGCTCTACGAGGAGACCTCGGCCCGGGTGGACGCTGAGACCACCGCGTCGACCAGGATTCCCGGACCCGTGATCCTCGTCGTCCTCGCGACGCTGTTGTTCGGTGTCTTCGCCAATCGGTGGCTGGCCCGCCGGACCCGGCGGCGGATCAACATCGGTTTCATCGCGGGCGGATTCGCGGTGTTGATCATGTTGGTCTGGGTCGGGACCGCGCTGATCATCTCGACGGCCGACAGTCGCAGCGCGAAAGACACTGCGGCCGAGTCACTCAAGACCGTCACCAACCTCGCGATCAGCGCACAGCAGGCCCGCGCCGACGAAACGCTCTCGCTGATTCGTCGCGGTGACGAGAACGTGCGGAAACAGTCCTACTATCAGCGCATCGACGTGATGCAGCAGCAACTCTCCGATTACATGGCCCGCGACGACGTGATCGACAAGACCGACCTGGCCGACGCCGAGCGACTCCTCAAGCGGTGGCGCGCGGCCGATGACCGCATCAACGCCTACATTGCGGTCGGAAACTACCAGGCCGCTACACAGGTGGCACTCGGCACCGGTGAGGACGACTCCACGCCCGCGTTCAACAAGCTCGACGACGCGCTCGGCAAGGGCATCGCGGAGAGTCGCAATCAGCTGCGCAGTGACATCGTCAACGCCCACCGCGTGCTGTCCGGCGCCACCGTGGGAGCGGCGGTGCTGTCCGTCGTCGCAGCGCTGGCGGTGGCGCTCGGGTTGTGGCCGCGGTTGAGTGAGTACAGATGA
- a CDS encoding glutamate ABC transporter substrate-binding protein encodes MIRRLTAILAAAALVTGCAQASSVMQTPGVTLPPPTPAGMAEMPPEPVRVPDDSGEECDRTASLRPFNNQADADAAVENIRNRGRLIVGLDIGSNLFSFRDPITGDITGFDVDIAGEIARDIFGSPSQVEYRILSSAYRIAGLQNNQVDVVVKTMTITCERKKLINFSTVYFNANQRILAPRDSTVSEPSDLSGKRVCVAKGTTSMQRIQEIVPPPIIVGVVAWADCLVALQQRQAEAVSTDDSILAGLVSQDPYLHIVGPSLNEEPYGIGINLQNTPLVRFVNGTLERIRRDGTWNTLYRKWLTVLGPAPSPPVARYSG; translated from the coding sequence ATGATCAGAAGGCTCACTGCCATTTTGGCCGCGGCGGCGCTGGTGACGGGCTGCGCTCAGGCGTCGTCGGTGATGCAGACGCCGGGCGTCACACTTCCTCCTCCGACGCCTGCGGGCATGGCGGAAATGCCTCCCGAACCTGTGCGCGTTCCCGACGACTCCGGCGAGGAGTGCGACCGCACGGCAAGCCTGCGGCCCTTCAACAACCAGGCCGACGCCGACGCTGCCGTCGAGAACATTCGCAACCGGGGGCGTCTGATCGTCGGACTCGACATCGGCAGCAACCTGTTCTCCTTCCGCGATCCGATCACCGGTGACATCACCGGGTTCGACGTCGACATCGCAGGCGAGATCGCGCGCGACATCTTCGGCAGTCCGTCACAGGTCGAGTACCGAATCCTCTCGTCTGCCTATCGGATCGCCGGTCTGCAGAACAATCAGGTGGACGTCGTCGTCAAGACCATGACGATCACCTGTGAGCGCAAGAAGCTGATCAACTTCTCCACGGTCTATTTCAATGCCAATCAACGAATCCTGGCCCCGCGCGATTCGACCGTCTCCGAACCCTCGGACCTGTCCGGTAAGCGGGTGTGCGTGGCGAAGGGTACGACGTCGATGCAGCGGATCCAGGAGATCGTTCCGCCGCCGATCATTGTCGGCGTCGTCGCGTGGGCAGACTGCCTGGTGGCGCTGCAGCAGAGACAAGCCGAGGCGGTGAGCACCGACGACTCCATCCTGGCGGGGCTGGTGTCACAGGATCCGTACCTGCACATCGTCGGTCCCAGCCTCAACGAGGAGCCCTACGGAATCGGGATCAACCTGCAGAACACGCCACTGGTGCGGTTCGTCAATGGAACGCTGGAGCGCATCCGACGCGACGGTACGTGGAACACGTTGTACCGCAAGTGGTTGACGGTGCTGGGGCCTGCACCCTCGCCGCCAGTGGCGAGGTATTCGGGCTGA